In one Rutidosis leptorrhynchoides isolate AG116_Rl617_1_P2 chromosome 8, CSIRO_AGI_Rlap_v1, whole genome shotgun sequence genomic region, the following are encoded:
- the LOC139864739 gene encoding protein ALP1-like yields MAKALFKLFDLWDSDDEDELMILRELAEELDAEEAAAEEAANNVRVPRTRIYIRRDRELAGDNLYKHYFSNNPVYPETRFKRRFRMSSRLFKRIVNDIINYDVDPLPLHFEYFKQKNDVIGRQGFTTIQKCTSAIRQLAYGTTADMFDEYLQMAEGTSILCLNSFCKCVLELYVDEYLRKPTSSDIAHLYSAHEEKHGFKGMLGSIDCMHWKWKNCPNAWKGQYTSGHQGHPTIVFEAVASYDTWIWHAFFGAAGANNDVNILNQSSLFDDIKNGNAPFAPFTVNGNEYTNGYYLADSIYPDWSTLMKAYSTPTDEPRAKFKRFQESARKDVERTFGILQGRFHILQMAGRPHTVNKLRRILYCCVLLHNMIVEDNGQSS; encoded by the coding sequence ATGGCAAAAGCTTTGTTTAAACTTTTTGATTTATGGGATTCGGATGATGAAGATGAGTTGATGATTTTACGAGAATTGGCCGAAGAATTAGACGCTGAAGAGGCTGCAGCAGAAGAGGCTGCAAACAATGTACGTGTTCCACGAACACGAATTTATATTCGTAGAGATCGTGAACTTGCAGgtgataatctatacaaacactaTTTCTCAAATAATCCAGTTTATCCTGAAACTAGATTTAAGAGACGTTTTAGAATGAGTAGTAGATTATTTAAGCGTATCGTGAATGATATAATCAATTACGATGTCGATCCATTACCACTTCATTTTGAATATTTTAAACAAAAAAATGATGTTATTGGTCGACAAGGTTTTACTACGATACAGAAATGTACATCCGCGATTCGTCAATTGGCTTACGGTACAACAGCGGACATGTTTGACGAATATTTACAAATGGCTGAAGGTACATCAATTCTCTGTCTCAATAGCTTTTGTAAATGTGTGTTAGAACTATATGTTGATGAATATTTGAGGAAACCAACGAGTAGCGATATAGCTCATTTGTATAGCGCGCACGAAGAAAAACATGGGTTTAAGGGAATGCTTGGAAGCATTGATTGCATGCATTGGAAATGGAAGAATTGTCCAAATGCTTGGAAAGGGCAATATACTAGTGGCCATCAAGGTCATCCGACCATAGTTTTTGAAGCAGTTGCTTCATATGATACATGGATTTGGCATGCATTCTTCGGTGCCGCAGGTGCAAACAACGATGTTAATATTTTGAATCAATCTTCGTTGTTTGATGACATTAAGAATGGAAATGCACCATTTGCCCCATTTACTGTTAATGGAAATGAATACACAAATGGTTATTATTTAGCGGACAGTATTTATCCAGATTGGTCAACATTGATGAAGGCATATTCGACCCCAACCGACGAGCCACGTGCAAAATTTAAAAGATTTCAAGAAAGTGCACGTAAAGATGTCGAAAGAACATTCGGTATTCTTCAAGGTAGATTCCATATTTTACAAATGGCTGGACGACCACACACCGTCAACAAGTTGAGGcggatattgtattgttgtgtgctCTTGCACAACATGATAGTCGAGGATAATGGCCAGTCTTCTTAA
- the LOC139864740 gene encoding uncharacterized protein encodes MASLPPPSFFKGLLLPSDPHLPLPTDFVTKHLGNKILEDAIIRTSNGSYLWKLKITKIGDDYCFTDGWSNVVEEIELGYGDILLFRLVDTRVFELLIYSQTGCQKALPPKIKVKDNVDSVSVVVDDSYADDYKEEDYENGKEDDDDDEDDDDDDDDDDDDDDGVHIDGDDGDPFFISTISRAHKSTLRLPTEFVGLAELDVETNIFVKIVDGQEWPMQLLSEKLNGSKRYYLSEGWSEFRQCNELSEGDECVFKFIKTEGKLCVVKVTKKKRSSMKSEDNKQGDEVDVKSEDDSMDDVDNDNDNDNDDDDDDDDDNDDDDDNDDDDDDDYMEGEDEVDGSGDINGEDGDLFFTVVISTLRILRLPEEFGRLPGVEDGKSMTVKNLNGKEQQLGLWLDKSYSYKKTKRYALSNGWKCFKKRNKLRYGDECVFKYIRSEGKLSLANVIKKNSLDLETTEDQSDEDEDEDEDDDDPSVKFTVTTSRIWRIPRKFMGLPVMEAGKSITMKDIDGNEHPFCLLLDRTYKFTLKRYYVSAGWGPFIRSNKLSPGDKCIITFIRTEGKFCLTKDTNEKKRHHHHHSVAQVGKRRRRQTQSHDEIPGNEHDSSSADVAMVKRPRSRPAKRRLS; translated from the exons ATGGCTTCTCTTCCACCTCCTTCATTCTTCAAGGGTTTACTACTCCCTTCTGACCCTCATCTG CCATTGCCAACTGATTTTGTGACCAAGCATTTGGGCAACAAAATTCTTGAAGACGCAATAATCAGAACTTCAAATGGAAGCTATTTATGGAAATTAAAGATTACAAAAATTGGTGATGATTACTGTTTTACCGATGGATGGAGTAATGTTGTTGAAGAAATTGAATTGGGTTATGGGGATATACTGTTATTTAGACTTGTTGATACAAGGGTTTTTGAATTGTTGATTTATAGTCAAACAGGTTGTCAAAAAGCTTTACCCCCTAAAATTAAGGTTAAAGATAATGTCGATAGTGTTAGTGTTGTTGTTGATGATAGTt ATGCTGATGATTACAAAGAAGAAGATTATGAGAATgggaaagaagatgatgatgatgatgaggatgatgatgatgatgatgatgatgatgatgatgatgatgatggtgttcatattgatggtgatgatggtgatccTTTCTTTATTTCAACTATCTCAAGAGCTCATAAAAGTACATTG CGGCTTCCGACGGAATTTGTGGGGCTGGCCGAACTCGATGTTGAAACAAACATATTTGTGAAAATTGTTGACGGACAAGAATGGCCAATGCAATTGCTGTCTGAAAAATTGAACGGGTCAAAAAGATACTATCTTTCAGAAGGGTGGTCTGAATTCAGGCAATGTAATGAGTTATCGGAAGGAGATGAATGCGTTTTCAAGTTCATTAAAACTGAAGGTAAGTTATGTGTAGTAAAAGTCACCAAGAAAAAAAGATCGTCCATGAAAAGTGAAGATAATAAGCAAGGTGATGAGGTAGATGTGAAAAGTGAAGATGACTCCATGGATGATGTtgacaatgataatgataatgataatgatgatgatgatgatgatgatgatgacaatgatgatgatgatgacaatgatgatgatgatgatgatgattacatgGAGGGTGAAGATGAAGTTGATGGTAGTGGTGATATTAATGGTGAGGATGGCGATCTTTTCTTTACAGTTGTCATCTCTACACTCCGAATCTTG CGACTTCCTGAGGAGTTTGGGCGTTTGCCCGGAGTAGAAGATGGAAAAAGCATGACGGTGAAGAATCTTAATGGAAAAGAGCAGCAATTGGGGTTGTGGTTGGATAAATCTTATAGCTATAAGAAGACGAAACGTTACGCTTTGTCAAACGGATGGAAATGTTTTAAAAAAAGGAATAAATTGAGGTACGGGGATGAATGTGTGTTTAAGTACATAAGAAGTGAAGGTAAGTTAAGTCTAGCAAATGTCATCAAGAAAAATAGTTTGGATCTGGAAACAACTGAAGATCaaagtgatgaagatgaagatgaagatgaagatgatgatgatccttCCGTTAAGTTCACTGTCACCACATCCCGTATTTGG CGGATTCCAAGGAAATTTATGGGGTTACCGGTTATGGAAGCTGGAAAAAGCATAACGATGAAGGATATTGACGGAAACGAGCATCCATTTTGCTTACTGTTGGATCGGACGTATAAGTTTACGCTTAAAAGGTACTATGTATCGGCTGGATGGGGtccattcatacgaagtaataagtTATCACCGGGAGATAAATGTATAATCACGTTCATCAGAACGGAAGGTAAATTTTGTCTAACAAAAGACACTAACGAGAAAAaaaggcatcatcatcatcattcggtgGCTCAAGTTGGGAAGAGAAGGAGAAGGCAGACACAGTCACATGACGAAATTCCGGGTAATGAACATGACAGTAGTAGTGCTGATGTGGCAATGGTGAAAAGGCCACGTAGTAGGCCAGCTAAGCGAAGACTATCATAG
- the LOC139862440 gene encoding B3 domain-containing protein REM10-like, with protein MDPSFFKMLLDPSAPHLPLPEEFVSLHMNNKIPNDRIFRCINGGCTWRVKIKQIGGVYCFADGWANVVEDRHLSFGDFVFFWLIDQTTFKMSIYSLNGCEKDVNDDHINPSFSTVITKHQSRLGLSEEFVRLTKMDEKKTVIVKNLDGEEWKVSFCAEKSELRYYLGHGWLNFEESNNLSEGDECVFKFIKNEDKLCLVKIIKHKGTEIIKNQEENGQSVV; from the exons ATGGATCCTTCATTTTTCAAGATGTTACTTGACCCATCAGCTCCTCATTTG CCATTGCCAGAAGAATTTGTGAGCTTGCACATGAACAACAAGATCCCAAATGACCGAATATTCCGATGTATAAATGGAGGGTGTACATGGAGAGTAAAGATTAAACAAATTGGTGGTGTTTATTGTTTTGCTGATGGGTGGGCCAATGTGGTTGAAGATAGACACTTGAGTTTTGGTGACTTTGTTTTCTTTTGGCTCATCGATCAAACCACTTTCAAAATGTCAATTTATAGTTTGAATGGGTGCGAAAAAGATGTTAATGATGATCATATTAATCCTTCCTTTTCGACCGTTATCACTAAACACCAATCTCGCTTG GGGTTGTCAGAGGAGTTTGTAAGGTTGACGAAAATGGATGAAAAGAAAACGGTAATTGTGAAAAATCTTGACGGAGAAGAGTGGAAAGTTAGCTTTTGTGCGGAGAAGTCGGAATTAAGGTACTATCTGGGACACGGGTGGTTAAATTTCGAGGAAAGTAATAATTTGTCCGAAGGAGATGAATGCGTGTTCAAGTTCATAAAAAATGAAGATAAGTTATGTCTGGTAAAAATCATCAAGCATAAAGGCACCGAAATCATCAAAAACCAAGAGGAAAATGGCCAAAGCGTTGTGTGA
- the LOC139863025 gene encoding uncharacterized protein, producing MGLPGIEAGKSITVKGLKGRKNLLRLMPDTRNKKRYYASAGWGPFLTSNKLSVGDKCVIKYITSEDKLCLTKVIRKNSVGVELETEDEDENGTDYEDDDDGDPFAKFTITKARIWRIPDEFMGLPGIEAGKNITVKDLNGIEHTMCLLLDPMYKYTERYHLSAGWVGLLRSNKLSVGDICVIKFIRTQGILRLTKVIKKKRPPCEISGAQVVKKRKTRQTQARVEIPVTAGGI from the exons ATGGGGTTGCCTGGAATAGAAGCTGGAAAAAGCATAACGGTGAAGGGTCTTAAAGGAAGAAAGAATCTGTTGCGCTTGATGCCGGATACAAGGAATAAAAAGAGATATTATGCATCGGCTGGATGGGGTCCTTTTCTGACAAGTAATAAGTTATCAGTAGGAGATAAATGTGTAATCAAGTACATAACAAGTGAAGATAAGTTATGTCTAACAAAGGTCATCAGGAAAAATAGTGTTGGCGTGGAGTTGGAAactgaagatgaagatgaaaatggtactgactatgaagatgatgatgatggtgatcctTTTGCTAAGTTCACTATCACCAAAGCCCGTATTTGG cGAATACCAGATGAATTTATGGGGCTGCCCGGAATAGAAGCTGGAAAAAATATAACTGTGAAGGATCTTAACGGAATAGAGCATACAATGTGCTTGTTGTTGGATCCAATGTATAAGTATACAGAAAGGTACCATTTGTCTGCTGGATGGGTTGGTTTACTGCGAAGTAATAAGCTATCAGTAGGAGATATATGTGTAATCAAGTTCATCAGAACTCAAGGTATATTACGTCTAACAAAAGTTATCAAGAAGAAAAGGCCTCCGTGCGAAATTTCGGGTGCTCAAGTTGTGAAGAAGAGGAAGACAAGGCAGACACAGGCACGTGTCGAAATTCCGGTTACTGCAGGCGGTATTTAG